One genomic window of Manihot esculenta cultivar AM560-2 chromosome 16, M.esculenta_v8, whole genome shotgun sequence includes the following:
- the LOC110603606 gene encoding protein RTF1 homolog — translation MADLENLLLEAAGRTGAAGRNRNALPSSRRRREGSYSDGGSDSRDDDSDDGRGYASRKPSGSQVPLKKRLDPTERDDDQGSQDEGDYDDGGSDREGDSSDESDVGDDLYKDEDDRRKLAQMSELEREMILSERADKKGDRNLTERIRSKRDSEKPTRSRKETPPLPSSRGVRTSARSADRAAAKDDALNELRAKRLKQQDPEAHRKLRDVSRGTSSGRGLSPMKRKHFTSASLSSSSSESDSRSHSEDEGSTGDGGMGDSDDDRDPGSEGPTFDDIKEITIRRSKLAKWFMEPWFEELIVGCFVRVGIGRSKSGPIYRLCLVRNVDAADPDRQYKLENKTTYKYLNVVWGNESSAARWQMAMVSDSGPTEEEYRLWVREVERSSGRMPTKQDILEKKEAIQKTNTFVYSAATVKQMLQEKKSASSRPLNVAAEKDRLRRELEVAQLKQDDAEVERIRARIQELEASRQIQEKDSKAVRLAEMNRKNRVENFRNASGLKPVNASLKAGEAGYDPFSRRWTRSRNYYMSKPAGEDVAEATNSVANGTVVAANSNGAAAGVIAEAGMAATAAALEAAADAGKLVDTAAPVDQGTESNTLHDFDIPISLTALQKFGGAQGAQAGFMARKQRIEATVGCRVPENDGRRHALTLTVSDYKRRRGLL, via the coding sequence ATGGCAGACTTGGAAAATTTGCTTCTAGAGGCAGCAGGAAGAACTGGTGCAGCAGGAAGAAACAGGAATGCGCTTCCATCTTCTAGGAGGCGACGTGAGGGCTCATATTCTGATGGCGGAAGTGATTCTAGAGATGATGATTCTGATGATGGCCGTGGCTATGCAAGCAGGAAGCCGTCTGGATCTCAAGTTCCTTTGAAGAAGAGGTTGGACCCTACTGAAAGAGATGATGATCAGGGTAGCCAGGATGAAGGTGACTATGATGATGGGGGTTCTGATCGTGAGGGTGACAGCAGTGATGAATCGGATGTTGGTGATGACCTTTACAAGGATGAGGATGACCGGAGGAAGCTTGCTCAGATGAGTGAACTTGAGAGGGAGATGATATTATCTGAACGGGCAGACAAAAAAGGTGATAGGAATCTAACTGAGAGAATTAGATCAAAACGGGACAGTGAGAAACCAACCCGATCTAGAAAAGAGACTCCACCTCTTCCATCATCTCGTGGTGTTCGCACGTCAGCTAGATCTGCTGACAGGGCAGCTgccaaagatgatgcattgaaTGAATTGAGAGCTAAACGGTTGAAGCAGCAAGACCCAGAAGCTCACCGTAAGTTAAGGGATGTGTCTAGAGGAACTTCAAGCGGTCGTGGTTTATCACCAATGAAGCGAAAACACTTCACTTCAGCTAGCCTGAGTAGCTCTAGCAGTGAGAGCGATAGCAGGTCTCATAGTGAAGATGAAGGGTCTACCGGTGATGGTGGAATGGGAGACAGTGATGACGATAGGGATCCTGGGTCTGAGGGTCCAACATTTGATGACATAAAGGAAATCACCATCCGGAGGTCAAAACTTGCTAAATGGTTTATGGAACCATGGTTTGAAGAGTTGATTGTGGGTTGCTTTGTGAGGGTTGGGATTGGGAGGTCAAAGTCTGGGCCAATCTACAGGCTCTGCTTGGTCCGGAATGTGGATGCTGCAGACCCTGACCGCCAGTACAAGCTGGAGAATAAAACAACATATAAGTATCTGAATGTTGTTTGGGGCAATGAAAGCTCTGCTGCCAGGTGGCAGATGGCTATGGTTTCCGACTCTGGACCTACCGAGGAGGAGTATAGACTGTGGGTGAGAGAGGTGGAGCGCAGTAGTGGGCGGATGCCAACAAAACAGGATATTCTTGAAAAGAAGGAGGCCATACAAAAGACAAATACATTTGTCTATTCAGCAGCTACTGTAAAGCAAATGTTGCAGGAGAAAAAATCTGCCTCTTCAAGGCCATTAAATGTTGCTGCTGAGAAAGATCGATTGAGGAGGGAGTTGGAAGTAGCACAACTTAAGCAAGATGATGCAGAGGTGGAGCGGATAAGAGCTAGAATTCAGGAACTGGAGGCATCTCGGCAAATTCAGGAAAAAGATTCAAAGGCTGTTAGGTTGGCAGAGATGAACAGAAAGAACAGAGTTGAGAATTTCAGAAACGCATCAGGACTGAAGCCTGTGAATGCAAGTCTGAAAGCAGGGGAGGCTGGGTATGATCCATTTTCAAGAAGATGGACAAGGTCAAGGAATTACTATATGTCAAAGCCTGCTGGAGAAGATGTGGCTGAAGCAACAAATAGTGTGGCCAATGGCACAGTGGTTGCTGCAAATAGTAATGGGGCAGCAGCAGGAGTTATAGCTGAGGCTGGCATGGCTGCTACAGCAGCAGCCCTGGAAGCGGCAGCTGATGCAGGAAAGTTGGTTGATACAGCTGCTCCTGTGGATCAAGGCACAGAGTCGAATACACTTCATGATTTTGACATTCCAATCTCATTGACTGCACTTCAGAAATTCGGTGGAGCGCAGGGAGCTCAGGCAGGGTTCATGGCAAGGAAACAACGGATAGAAGCAACTGTTGGATGCCGTGTCCCT